In the genome of Meles meles chromosome 4, mMelMel3.1 paternal haplotype, whole genome shotgun sequence, one region contains:
- the LOC123940495 gene encoding olfactory receptor 5K1-like: MTGNNYSLNTEFILIGFTDQPELKSLLFVVFLTIYVITMVGNLGLVTLICMEHRLHTPMYIFLGNLALMDSCFSCAITPKTLENFFSNDRIISLYECIAQFYFLCLAGTTECFLLAAMAYDRYVAICSPLQYHTMMSKKVCIQMTTVANIAGNLHSMIHVGFLFRLTFCGSNEINHFFCDVFPLYRLSCVDPYINELMIFILSGSIQVFTIGSVLISYFYILFTIFKMKSKEGRGKALSTCASHFLSVSIFYGSLLFVYIRPHSVKEDDEDIPGAVFYTLVIPLLNPFIYSLRNKEVIHAVKKIIKKIL; the protein is encoded by the coding sequence ATGACTGGGAATAACTACTCCTTGAACACTGAATTTATCCTCATAGGATTTACAGATCAACCAGAGTTGAAGAGCCTCCTGTTTGTGGTGTTTCTCACTATCTATGTGATCACTATGGTGGGGAATCTTGGCCTGGTGACATTGATTTGTATGGAGCATCGTCTTCACACACCAATGTACATCTTTCTGGGCAACCTggctctgatggattcctgtttctcCTGTGCAATTACCCCCAAAACGTTAGAGAACTTCTTTTCTAATGACAGAATAATTTCCCTTTATGAATGCAtagcacaattttattttctctgccttgcTGGAACTACAGAATGCTTTCTCCTGGCAGCAATGGCCtatgatcgctatgtggccatATGTAGCCCTCTGCAGTACCACACCATGATGTCAAAGAAAGTATGCATTCAGATGACCACAGTGGCCAACATAGCTGGAAACCTGCATTCCATGATTCATGTAGGGTTTCTCTTTAGATTAACTTTCTGTGGGTCAAATGAAATTAATCActttttttgtgatgtttttCCATTATACAGACTTTCCTGTGTTGACCCTTATATCAATGAATTGATGATATTTATCTTGTCAGGTTCAATTCAAGTCTTCACCATCGGTAGTGTCTTAATATCTTACTTCTACAttctttttactattttcaaaatgaaatccaaagaggGAAGAGGCAAAGCTCTCTCTACTTGTGCatcccactttctctctgtctcaatatTCTATGGTTCTCTTCTCTTTGTGTACATTCGACCACATTCAGTTAAAGAAGATGATGAAGATATACCTGGTGCTGTTTTTTATACTCTAGTGATCCCTTTATTAAACCCTTTTATTTATAGTCTAAGAAATAAGGAAGTAATACATGctgtgaaaaaaattataaagaaaattttataa